The following coding sequences are from one Anas acuta chromosome 15, bAnaAcu1.1, whole genome shotgun sequence window:
- the CCP110 gene encoding centriolar coiled-coil protein of 110 kDa isoform X2, translated as MKMEDYEVFCKKHLTRIQGEAIKTETSFIVQHKNISFIQFHGVPVLSPLLNFEKKKEIEQYKQKALDLETWRQNSKKRALLNRVQEILENVQIRKGSIASDVNTWEGANTCPASDSKALTDLTAPSDDNLPCSPKQHGPTELEKTPELVSSDTVEQVTSNVTEVVQAAEENVFSKQSESCFSKNIPCPRAASPDSTQSKLVSHALQKQEVAAVPSSDKEVQDPYAMSLQNLLKKSREYVEKEQTRRSSKSNSKRSMSESHSDKENDAVKTPDSVKERAKLTGRNSTAVPLDKPSLNKSNTLLQGTSAHTSNTSMSTLSSFSKVDIPMRVGTPPLVDSDSDEELKNTSAVDRDSSIVRSLMGSYTKLPSPEPSMSPKMHRRRPRPLSMGHIVINNPVNAYELSPKGKGRAMDLIMQDIADKNNVSESVPKFMVDFSMLCPSRVPGVIRNSAAPCDGLVVGKLNRHSFGPLESKGPLSATAEGQVAMDSRGPYKAETAATTAAPKLNEPFAISQSTVTQKLLAVHETKPSSLLENTKCNSPVELNKSYDVENPSPLLTQGKNMRQQMDTPSVPPANEQFLENTFEKVKRRLDLDNDSCQKENSSCGVTVGMEEQEKQWLQEQKYSVGSVYITKNAAPDSSIVKEEILKTKMLAFEEMRKRLEEQHAQQLSILIAEQEREQEKLQKELEEQERKLKGKKVATTEIEISKVNINSRMELEWRKSESGLLESVQSQLETVHNTNSTSIGFAHTTTPNTFTSTSETSFYLWGPSGSGVIKTSVSRPSNRIKTRWTQVFSPEIQMKFSKVTAVAKGFLTRRLLQTEKLKHLKQTVKDTMEFIRNFQSEAPLKRGSVSAQDASLHERVMAQLRAALYDIHDIFFTMEASERMNILRHDREVRKEKMLRQMDKVKSPRERATLSTATQKSLDRKKYMKASEMGMPSKKIIIKQKSPESRVLQPNQGQNAPVHRLLCRQGSICRKNPKKEAKCCDNLRRQHSLG; from the exons ATGAAAATGGAGGACTATGAAGTATTCTGTAAGAAGCATCTTACCAGAATCCAGGGAGAGGCGATAAAGACAGAAACCTCTTTCATTGTTCAGCACAAAAATATCTCCTTCATTCAGTTCCATGGAGTTCCTGTGCTTTCACCCCTG CTgaactttgaaaagaaaaaggaaatagagcAGTATAAACAGAAAGCACTGGATCTAGAGACCTGGAGACAGAACTCCAAGAAAAGAGCTTTACTGAATCGTGTTCAGGAGATTCTAGAAAATGTTCAG atcAGGAAGGGATCTATTGCAAGTGATGTGAACACGTGGGAGGGTGCGAATACGTGCCCTGCTTCAGACTCAAAAGCTTTGACTGACCTCACAGCTCCATCTGATGACAATTTACCATGTTCTCCTAAACAGCATGGTCCCACAGAGCTTGAAAAGACTCCAGAACTCGTGTCATCAGATACAGTGGAGCAAGTGACATCAAATGTGACAGAAGTAGTTCAAGCAGCAGAAGAGAatgttttttcaaagcaaagcgAGAGTTGCTTCTCCAAAAACATACCTTGTCCAAGGGCTGCATCTCCTGACAGCACGCAGAGTAAGCTTGTGTCACATGCTTTGCAAAAGCAGGAGGTAGCAGCAGTGCCATCATCTGACAAGGAAGTCCAAGATCCGTACGCAATGAGCCTTCAGAACCTGCTGAAAAAATCCAGGGAGTACGTAGAGAAAGAGCAAACAAGGCGTAGCTCCAAAAGTAATTCAAAGAGGAGTATGAGTGAAAGTCAttcagacaaagaaaatgatGCGGTTAAAACACctgattctgtgaaagagcgaGCAAAGCTTACAGGCAGAAATTCCACTGCTGTGCCGCTTGATAAGCCCAGTCTTAATAAATCAAATACCCTTCTCCAAGGTACCTCTGCTCATACCAGTAACACAAGTATGTCAACTTTATCCAGTTTTTCTAAAGTGGACATTCCTATGAGAGTTGGAACACCCCCACTGGTGGATTCAGATTCagatgaagaattaaaaaatacttctgcgGTTGATCGTGACAGTAGCATTGTCAGGAGCCTCATGGGATCATATACCAAATTGCCAAGCCCAGAGCCAAGCATGAGTCCTAAAATGCACCGAAGGCGCCCAAGGCCTCTATCGATGGGACACATAGTTATCAATAATCCTGTGAATGCTTATGAATTGAGCCCTAAAGGCAAGGGGAGAGCGATGGATTTAATCATGCAAGATATTGCTGATAAAAATAATGTGTCTGAATCAGTGCCAAAGTTTATGGTGGACTTCTCTATGCTTTGCCCTAGCAGAGTTCCTGGTGTCATCAGGAATTCTGCAGCTCCCTGTGATGGGCTGGTGGTTGGCAAACTAAATCGACATTCCTTTGGGCCCTTGGAAAGCAAGGGGCCATTGTCTGCTACAGCGGAAGGACAGGTGGCCATGGACAGCAGGGGACCATATAAAGCAGAGACTGCTGCTACTACTGCAGCTCCAAAACTGAATGAGCCATTTGCCATCAGTCAGTCTACAGTAACACAGAAGCTCCTAGCGGTGCATGAAACCAAGCCATCTAGTTTGCTCGAAAATACTAAATGTAATTCTCCAGTAGAACTCAATAAATCTTACGATGTAGAAAACCCATCCCCGCTGCTAACACAAGGCAAGAATATGCGTCAGCAGATGGATACTCCAAGTGTTCCCCCAGCAAATGAGCAGTTTCTAGAAAATACCTTCGAAAAGGTAAAACGTAGGCTTGATTTGGACAATGACAGttgccaaaaagaaaacagttcctGTGGTGTAACAGTTGGAATGGAAGAACAAGAGAAGCAGTGGTtgcaagaacagaaatattctgtGGGATCAGTTTACATTACCAAGAACGCTGCCCCTGATTCAAGTATAGTAAAAG aagagattttaaaaactaaaatgttGGCCTTTGAAGAAATGAGGAAGAGGCTTGAAGAACAGCATGCACAACAACTGTCGATTCTGATAGCTGAGCAAGAGAGAGAACAGGAGAAACTGCAGAAG GAACTGGAAGAACAGGAGAGGAAGCTGAAGGGAAAGAAGGTTGCTacaacagaaatagaaatttcCAAAGTGAACATTAACAGTAGGATGGAGTTGGAGTGGAGAAAAAGCGAAAGTGGCTTACTGGAAAGTGTGCAGTCTCAGCTGGAGACAGTCCATAACACAAACTCAACCAGCATTG GTTTTGCTCATACTACAACACCTAACACCTTCACTTCAACAAGTGAAACTTCATTCTACCTCTGGGGACCATCGGGTAGTGGAGTTATAAAAACCTCAGTATCTAGACCAAGTAACAGGATCAAAACTAGGTGGACTCAG GTTTTCAGTCCAGAGATACAAATGAAGTTCAGTAAAGTAACTGCTGTGGCAAAGGGATTTCTTACTCGTAGACTCCTGCAgacagaaaaactgaaacatCTTAAACAAACTGTAAAA gaTACTATGGAGTTCATAAGGAATTTTCAGTCTGAAGCCCCATTAAAAAGAGGAAGTGTTTCAGCACAAGATGCATCCCTTCATGAAAGAGTAATGGCTCAG CTGCGAGCTGCTCTGTATGACATCCATGACATATTTTTTACAATGGAGGCATCTGAAAGAATGAATATTCTGCGTCATGATCGTGAAGTTCGTAAAGAGAAAATGCTCAGGCAAATG gATAAAGTAAAGAGTCCAAGAGAGAGAGCAACGCTTTCAACAGCTACGCAGAAATCTCTGGATAGGAAAAAGTACATGAA GGCTTCAGAGATGGGAATGccaagtaaaaaaataatcataaaacaaaaaagtcctGAAAGCCG AGTACTTCAACCAAATCAAGGACAGAATGCCCCAGTTCATAGATTGCTTTGCAGACAAGG GAGCATATGCAGGAAGAACCCAAAGAAAGAAGCCAAATGTTGTGACAATTTAAGACGACAGCACTCGCTGGGATAA
- the CCP110 gene encoding centriolar coiled-coil protein of 110 kDa isoform X1, giving the protein MKMEDYEVFCKKHLTRIQGEAIKTETSFIVQHKNISFIQFHGVPVLSPLLNFEKKKEIEQYKQKALDLETWRQNSKKRALLNRVQEILENVQIRKGSIASDVNTWEGANTCPASDSKALTDLTAPSDDNLPCSPKQHGPTELEKTPELVSSDTVEQVTSNVTEVVQAAEENVFSKQSESCFSKNIPCPRAASPDSTQSKLVSHALQKQEVAAVPSSDKEVQDPYAMSLQNLLKKSREYVEKEQTRRSSKSNSKRSMSESHSDKENDAVKTPDSVKERAKLTGRNSTAVPLDKPSLNKSNTLLQGTSAHTSNTSMSTLSSFSKVDIPMRVGTPPLVDSDSDEELKNTSAVDRDSSIVRSLMGSYTKLPSPEPSMSPKMHRRRPRPLSMGHIVINNPVNAYELSPKGKGRAMDLIMQDIADKNNVSESVPKFMVDFSMLCPSRVPGVIRNSAAPCDGLVVGKLNRHSFGPLESKGPLSATAEGQVAMDSRGPYKAETAATTAAPKLNEPFAISQSTVTQKLLAVHETKPSSLLENTKCNSPVELNKSYDVENPSPLLTQGKNMRQQMDTPSVPPANEQFLENTFEKVKRRLDLDNDSCQKENSSCGVTVGMEEQEKQWLQEQKYSVGSVYITKNAAPDSSIVKEEILKTKMLAFEEMRKRLEEQHAQQLSILIAEQEREQEKLQKELEEQERKLKGKKVATTEIEISKVNINSRMELEWRKSESGLLESVQSQLETVHNTNSTSIGFAHTTTPNTFTSTSETSFYLWGPSGSGVIKTSVSRPSNRIKTRWTQVFSPEIQMKFSKVTAVAKGFLTRRLLQTEKLKHLKQTVKDTMEFIRNFQSEAPLKRGSVSAQDASLHERVMAQLRAALYDIHDIFFTMEASERMNILRHDREVRKEKMLRQMDKVKSPRERATLSTATQKSLDRKKYMKASEMGMPSKKIIIKQKSPESRVLQPNQGQNAPVHRLLCRQGTPKTSMKGVEQNRKKASESRVSNKAVPGAYAGRTQRKKPNVVTI; this is encoded by the exons ATGAAAATGGAGGACTATGAAGTATTCTGTAAGAAGCATCTTACCAGAATCCAGGGAGAGGCGATAAAGACAGAAACCTCTTTCATTGTTCAGCACAAAAATATCTCCTTCATTCAGTTCCATGGAGTTCCTGTGCTTTCACCCCTG CTgaactttgaaaagaaaaaggaaatagagcAGTATAAACAGAAAGCACTGGATCTAGAGACCTGGAGACAGAACTCCAAGAAAAGAGCTTTACTGAATCGTGTTCAGGAGATTCTAGAAAATGTTCAG atcAGGAAGGGATCTATTGCAAGTGATGTGAACACGTGGGAGGGTGCGAATACGTGCCCTGCTTCAGACTCAAAAGCTTTGACTGACCTCACAGCTCCATCTGATGACAATTTACCATGTTCTCCTAAACAGCATGGTCCCACAGAGCTTGAAAAGACTCCAGAACTCGTGTCATCAGATACAGTGGAGCAAGTGACATCAAATGTGACAGAAGTAGTTCAAGCAGCAGAAGAGAatgttttttcaaagcaaagcgAGAGTTGCTTCTCCAAAAACATACCTTGTCCAAGGGCTGCATCTCCTGACAGCACGCAGAGTAAGCTTGTGTCACATGCTTTGCAAAAGCAGGAGGTAGCAGCAGTGCCATCATCTGACAAGGAAGTCCAAGATCCGTACGCAATGAGCCTTCAGAACCTGCTGAAAAAATCCAGGGAGTACGTAGAGAAAGAGCAAACAAGGCGTAGCTCCAAAAGTAATTCAAAGAGGAGTATGAGTGAAAGTCAttcagacaaagaaaatgatGCGGTTAAAACACctgattctgtgaaagagcgaGCAAAGCTTACAGGCAGAAATTCCACTGCTGTGCCGCTTGATAAGCCCAGTCTTAATAAATCAAATACCCTTCTCCAAGGTACCTCTGCTCATACCAGTAACACAAGTATGTCAACTTTATCCAGTTTTTCTAAAGTGGACATTCCTATGAGAGTTGGAACACCCCCACTGGTGGATTCAGATTCagatgaagaattaaaaaatacttctgcgGTTGATCGTGACAGTAGCATTGTCAGGAGCCTCATGGGATCATATACCAAATTGCCAAGCCCAGAGCCAAGCATGAGTCCTAAAATGCACCGAAGGCGCCCAAGGCCTCTATCGATGGGACACATAGTTATCAATAATCCTGTGAATGCTTATGAATTGAGCCCTAAAGGCAAGGGGAGAGCGATGGATTTAATCATGCAAGATATTGCTGATAAAAATAATGTGTCTGAATCAGTGCCAAAGTTTATGGTGGACTTCTCTATGCTTTGCCCTAGCAGAGTTCCTGGTGTCATCAGGAATTCTGCAGCTCCCTGTGATGGGCTGGTGGTTGGCAAACTAAATCGACATTCCTTTGGGCCCTTGGAAAGCAAGGGGCCATTGTCTGCTACAGCGGAAGGACAGGTGGCCATGGACAGCAGGGGACCATATAAAGCAGAGACTGCTGCTACTACTGCAGCTCCAAAACTGAATGAGCCATTTGCCATCAGTCAGTCTACAGTAACACAGAAGCTCCTAGCGGTGCATGAAACCAAGCCATCTAGTTTGCTCGAAAATACTAAATGTAATTCTCCAGTAGAACTCAATAAATCTTACGATGTAGAAAACCCATCCCCGCTGCTAACACAAGGCAAGAATATGCGTCAGCAGATGGATACTCCAAGTGTTCCCCCAGCAAATGAGCAGTTTCTAGAAAATACCTTCGAAAAGGTAAAACGTAGGCTTGATTTGGACAATGACAGttgccaaaaagaaaacagttcctGTGGTGTAACAGTTGGAATGGAAGAACAAGAGAAGCAGTGGTtgcaagaacagaaatattctgtGGGATCAGTTTACATTACCAAGAACGCTGCCCCTGATTCAAGTATAGTAAAAG aagagattttaaaaactaaaatgttGGCCTTTGAAGAAATGAGGAAGAGGCTTGAAGAACAGCATGCACAACAACTGTCGATTCTGATAGCTGAGCAAGAGAGAGAACAGGAGAAACTGCAGAAG GAACTGGAAGAACAGGAGAGGAAGCTGAAGGGAAAGAAGGTTGCTacaacagaaatagaaatttcCAAAGTGAACATTAACAGTAGGATGGAGTTGGAGTGGAGAAAAAGCGAAAGTGGCTTACTGGAAAGTGTGCAGTCTCAGCTGGAGACAGTCCATAACACAAACTCAACCAGCATTG GTTTTGCTCATACTACAACACCTAACACCTTCACTTCAACAAGTGAAACTTCATTCTACCTCTGGGGACCATCGGGTAGTGGAGTTATAAAAACCTCAGTATCTAGACCAAGTAACAGGATCAAAACTAGGTGGACTCAG GTTTTCAGTCCAGAGATACAAATGAAGTTCAGTAAAGTAACTGCTGTGGCAAAGGGATTTCTTACTCGTAGACTCCTGCAgacagaaaaactgaaacatCTTAAACAAACTGTAAAA gaTACTATGGAGTTCATAAGGAATTTTCAGTCTGAAGCCCCATTAAAAAGAGGAAGTGTTTCAGCACAAGATGCATCCCTTCATGAAAGAGTAATGGCTCAG CTGCGAGCTGCTCTGTATGACATCCATGACATATTTTTTACAATGGAGGCATCTGAAAGAATGAATATTCTGCGTCATGATCGTGAAGTTCGTAAAGAGAAAATGCTCAGGCAAATG gATAAAGTAAAGAGTCCAAGAGAGAGAGCAACGCTTTCAACAGCTACGCAGAAATCTCTGGATAGGAAAAAGTACATGAA GGCTTCAGAGATGGGAATGccaagtaaaaaaataatcataaaacaaaaaagtcctGAAAGCCG AGTACTTCAACCAAATCAAGGACAGAATGCCCCAGTTCATAGATTGCTTTGCAGACAAGG aaCCCCTAAGACCTCAATGAAGGGGGTTGAGCAAAATAGAAAGAAGGCCTCAGAGAGCAGAGTGTCTAACAAGGCTGTTCCAG GAGCATATGCAGGAAGAACCCAAAGAAAGAAGCCAAATGTTGTGACAATTTAA